One Thalassotalea atypica DNA window includes the following coding sequences:
- a CDS encoding acyl-CoA dehydrogenase family protein: MMKRYCFDEDHNMFRESFRAFLEQEVAPHRAEWREAGIVPREVYLKAGEMGFLIPQAPESLGGLGIDDFRFQQIISEEIGVSGETGFMPQLHSTIIAPYFLKYASEELKQKYIPKAITGEYILGVAMTEPDAGSDLAGMRATAVDQGDHYLLNGAKTYISNGICGDVFVVAARTNPNIPHAISLFAVESNFEGFKRGAHLKKMGMKSQDTAELFFDNVKVPKENLIGAEGQGFKYLMSGLAEERLICAIWNVGTAEYAFELTKEFVLDRKVFGKPLAAMQNTQFKMAELRARMDMAMAFTDTLVANINRGDHDSVAASSAKLLTSELLCDVADEGVQLHGGAGYMDEYPISQVYADARITRIFAGTSEIMKLIISRDIFSD; encoded by the coding sequence ATGATGAAACGTTATTGTTTTGATGAAGATCATAATATGTTTAGAGAGTCATTTCGTGCCTTTCTAGAGCAAGAAGTTGCTCCTCATAGAGCAGAGTGGCGAGAAGCGGGTATTGTTCCGCGTGAAGTATATTTAAAAGCCGGTGAAATGGGGTTCTTGATCCCACAAGCACCAGAGTCTCTTGGTGGTTTAGGCATTGACGACTTTCGCTTTCAGCAAATTATCTCAGAAGAAATCGGTGTATCTGGCGAAACGGGTTTTATGCCACAACTGCACAGTACTATTATTGCGCCATATTTTTTAAAGTACGCGAGTGAAGAACTCAAGCAAAAATATATTCCCAAAGCAATTACTGGTGAATACATTTTGGGTGTGGCAATGACCGAACCTGACGCCGGTAGTGACTTAGCAGGAATGCGCGCAACTGCTGTGGACCAAGGTGATCACTACCTACTTAATGGTGCTAAAACCTATATTTCAAACGGAATTTGCGGTGACGTGTTTGTTGTTGCAGCGCGTACTAACCCAAATATTCCTCATGCGATCAGCTTATTTGCCGTTGAATCGAACTTTGAAGGGTTTAAACGTGGCGCGCATTTGAAAAAAATGGGCATGAAGTCGCAAGATACGGCCGAGTTATTTTTTGATAACGTTAAAGTGCCGAAAGAAAACTTGATTGGGGCTGAAGGCCAAGGCTTTAAATACTTAATGTCAGGTTTAGCGGAAGAACGCCTAATTTGTGCGATCTGGAACGTGGGCACGGCTGAATACGCGTTTGAATTAACCAAAGAATTTGTGCTTGATCGAAAAGTGTTTGGTAAGCCGTTGGCTGCAATGCAAAACACTCAGTTCAAGATGGCGGAATTACGTGCCCGTATGGACATGGCGATGGCTTTTACCGATACCTTAGTTGCCAATATAAACCGCGGTGATCATGACAGTGTGGCTGCTTCATCGGCTAAATTATTGACCAGCGAATTGCTTTGCGATGTTGCTGATGAAGGTGTGCAATTACACGGTGGTGCTGGGTATATGGATGAATACCCTATTTCTCAAGTCTATGCAGATGCTCGTATTACTCGTATCTTTGCGGGTACGTCTGAAATCATGAAGTTGATCATATCGCGCGATATTTTTAGCGATTAA
- a CDS encoding MaoC family dehydratase, with product MTDISKGTQLPALELPPISRFTLALYAGASGDHNPIHIDSDFAKKAGMPDVFAHGMLSMAYLGRLLTNWQPQSQLRSFSNKFSAITQLQDVITCSGEVTELFDNEGELCARVAIQAAKADGTLTLVGEAVVAIG from the coding sequence ATGACTGATATAAGTAAAGGTACACAGTTACCAGCACTCGAGCTTCCCCCTATTTCACGTTTCACGCTAGCTTTATATGCGGGTGCCTCGGGCGATCATAACCCAATCCACATTGACAGTGATTTTGCTAAAAAAGCGGGCATGCCTGACGTGTTTGCACACGGTATGTTGTCAATGGCCTATTTAGGTCGTTTGTTGACAAACTGGCAGCCACAATCACAACTTCGCTCATTCAGTAATAAATTTTCTGCTATTACGCAATTACAAGACGTGATCACCTGTTCAGGCGAAGTGACTGAATTATTTGATAATGAAGGTGAGCTATGTGCTCGCGTAGCTATTCAAGCAGCAAAAGCTGATGGCACGTTAACCTTAGTCGGTGAAGCAGTCGTTGCTATTGGCTAA
- a CDS encoding MaoC family dehydratase N-terminal domain-containing protein, giving the protein MLDKSKVGHKFMPFDVDVEKGRLKFFAQSIGETNPIYTDEAAARDAGYEGIPALPTFPFSLDMEGPEFLPVIGLLKLDIAKVLHGSQSFNYKGQIYAGDTISVSSSLKDIFDKKGGALEFVVLETSYTNQHGNIVATAEQTLVYRNA; this is encoded by the coding sequence ATGTTAGATAAATCTAAAGTCGGCCATAAATTTATGCCGTTTGATGTCGATGTTGAAAAAGGTCGTTTAAAATTTTTCGCCCAATCAATAGGTGAAACAAATCCTATTTATACGGATGAAGCGGCAGCAAGAGACGCAGGTTATGAAGGCATTCCAGCATTACCAACTTTCCCGTTCTCTTTAGACATGGAAGGCCCAGAATTCTTACCGGTTATCGGTTTACTAAAGCTAGATATTGCGAAAGTTTTGCACGGCTCTCAATCATTTAACTACAAAGGTCAAATTTATGCGGGCGATACCATCTCGGTAAGCTCTTCACTGAAAGATATTTTTGACAAGAAAGGTGGTGCGCTGGAGTTCGTAGTGCTTGAAACTAGCTACACCAATCAGCACGGAAACATAGTTGCCACTGCTGAACAAACCCTTGTTTACCGCAACGCATAA
- a CDS encoding lipid-transfer protein — protein MINARVAGVGMTKFCKPGQQQPYRVMASAAIKEALEDSGVEYKYIQQAYASYIYGDSTCGQHALYDVGMTGIPVINVNNNCSSGSTALFLARQAVESGAVECALAFGFEEMQPGALGSHWDDRESPFSNMLDALDKVSDAPAGPLALRMFGQAGTAYIDKYGANPDIFAKVSEKSRSHAILNPYSLFSKPLTVKEVMEAPTIFPPYLTRFMACPPTCGAAAVVVCSEAFAKKHGITANVEIVAQAMATDFQDTWTDPMKLVGTEMTAAAARQVYEQAGIGADDVDLVELHDCFTPNEVLTYEGLGLCEEGGAEKFINDGNNTFGGKYVVNPSGGLMSKGHPIGATGLAQCTELVWHLRGTAGDRQVPNANIALQHNVGLGGAVVVTMYKKIS, from the coding sequence ATGATTAATGCAAGAGTCGCCGGCGTCGGTATGACAAAGTTTTGTAAGCCAGGCCAGCAGCAACCTTACCGAGTAATGGCAAGTGCCGCTATTAAAGAAGCACTTGAAGATTCGGGTGTTGAGTACAAGTACATTCAACAAGCATATGCGAGTTATATTTATGGTGACAGCACTTGTGGTCAGCATGCACTTTATGACGTTGGCATGACAGGTATCCCTGTCATTAATGTCAATAACAACTGCTCTTCTGGATCTACGGCTTTATTCCTTGCTCGACAAGCGGTTGAGTCGGGTGCTGTTGAATGCGCCTTGGCGTTTGGTTTTGAAGAAATGCAGCCAGGTGCTCTAGGTTCACACTGGGATGACCGCGAGTCACCTTTTTCCAATATGCTAGATGCCTTAGACAAAGTGTCAGACGCACCAGCGGGCCCGCTTGCATTGCGCATGTTTGGTCAAGCAGGTACGGCATATATTGACAAGTACGGCGCAAATCCAGATATTTTTGCAAAAGTCTCTGAAAAATCAAGAAGCCATGCAATCTTGAATCCATACTCATTGTTTTCTAAGCCGTTGACTGTGAAAGAGGTGATGGAAGCGCCAACAATTTTCCCTCCATATTTGACACGCTTTATGGCTTGTCCTCCTACGTGTGGCGCTGCTGCGGTAGTGGTTTGTTCAGAAGCTTTCGCTAAAAAACATGGTATTACAGCTAATGTTGAAATTGTTGCACAAGCGATGGCGACAGATTTTCAAGACACGTGGACAGATCCAATGAAACTTGTTGGTACTGAAATGACGGCAGCCGCGGCTCGCCAAGTGTATGAACAAGCTGGTATTGGCGCAGATGATGTTGATCTTGTTGAACTTCATGACTGTTTTACACCAAACGAAGTATTGACTTATGAAGGCTTGGGCCTTTGTGAAGAAGGTGGCGCTGAAAAATTTATTAATGACGGCAACAACACGTTTGGCGGCAAATATGTTGTTAATCCATCAGGAGGATTGATGTCAAAAGGTCATCCAATCGGTGCAACAGGTTTAGCCCAATGTACTGAGCTCGTGTGGCACCTTCGTGGTACTGCTGGTGATCGTCAAGTACCCAATGCAAATATCGCACTGCAACACAACGTAGGACTTGGTGGCGCAGTTGTTGTGACCATGTACAAGAAAATCTCATAA
- a CDS encoding SDR family oxidoreductase — protein MSEISYKNKVVIVTGAGGGLGKAYAIEFAKRGAKVVVNDLGGSGHGEGASSSAADLVVEEITTAGGEAVANYDSVEFGARIVKTAVDAYGRVDVVINNAGILRDSSFAKMSDQDWELIQKVHVDGAYSVTKAAWPFMVEQGYGRVIFTTSAAGIYGNFGQANYSTAKSGLLGLGKTLALEGARKNIQVNVIAPIAGSRLTETIWPEDVLKATSPEYVVPLVVKLCSEDNKESGSVFEVGASWFAKVRIERTEGYAFGIDKPITAEDVAEKWDKICDFTDAKPAENIISTFNAVSKMVGIDLLNAKK, from the coding sequence ATGAGCGAAATTAGCTACAAAAATAAAGTCGTTATCGTTACAGGTGCTGGCGGCGGTTTAGGTAAGGCATACGCCATCGAGTTTGCTAAACGCGGTGCTAAAGTTGTTGTCAATGACTTAGGTGGTTCAGGCCATGGCGAAGGCGCGAGTAGTTCAGCGGCCGACCTAGTCGTTGAAGAGATTACAACCGCAGGCGGTGAAGCCGTGGCAAATTATGATTCTGTTGAGTTTGGTGCGCGCATTGTTAAGACAGCTGTAGATGCCTACGGTCGCGTCGATGTTGTTATTAACAACGCTGGTATTTTACGTGACTCAAGTTTCGCCAAAATGTCCGATCAAGATTGGGAACTCATCCAAAAAGTACATGTTGATGGTGCATACTCGGTGACTAAAGCCGCATGGCCATTTATGGTTGAACAAGGCTACGGTCGTGTTATTTTCACTACTTCTGCTGCAGGTATCTACGGTAACTTCGGTCAAGCTAACTACAGCACAGCTAAATCAGGCCTTCTGGGTTTAGGGAAAACATTAGCACTTGAAGGGGCTCGCAAAAATATTCAAGTAAACGTGATTGCGCCAATCGCGGGTTCACGTTTAACTGAAACAATTTGGCCAGAAGACGTGCTAAAAGCAACCTCGCCAGAATACGTTGTTCCACTGGTCGTTAAACTATGTAGTGAAGACAACAAAGAGTCTGGCAGTGTATTTGAAGTAGGTGCCAGCTGGTTTGCTAAAGTACGTATTGAACGTACTGAAGGTTATGCTTTTGGTATTGATAAACCTATTACTGCTGAAGATGTTGCCGAGAAGTGGGACAAAATTTGTGATTTCACTGATGCTAAACCGGCAGAAAACATTATCAGCACATTCAACGCCGTAAGCAAAATGGTAGGCATTGACCTACTTAATGCGAAGAAATAA
- a CDS encoding AraC family transcriptional regulator — protein MNENTVSIQYVRAIVGGLKRHGKKTDEMLSQFGLSSEFIANNKSRVPFDLIVALVRRSWRVLGDENMGVSKNKVPNGGFFYAGQLAIGVSSLGKSLSLLVGYYNYLDPGYSFALVRNKNEISIELKLDDPTLDEYHLLADFILGGLYRFCCWLIGKQIILKQATFDYAPPAHQADYSIIFNCPKRFNSKKLSVTFSADYLELPIVKNRTDFDSYVAVTPMSILVNPVDDDSYTTKVKRLIEQESWSNLPTFEQIAAQMHMVPKTLRQRLKKEGINYQKLKDVMRRDLAIYYLYHGNYSITDVAEKIGFTETAAFIRAFKSWTNMTPGLYRKTFIEDNQEQES, from the coding sequence ATGAATGAGAACACAGTTTCCATCCAATATGTTAGAGCGATTGTAGGTGGGTTAAAACGTCATGGAAAAAAAACCGACGAGATGTTAAGTCAATTTGGTCTATCCAGTGAATTTATCGCGAACAATAAGAGCCGCGTCCCCTTTGATCTTATAGTTGCCTTGGTCCGTCGTTCATGGCGAGTTTTAGGTGATGAAAATATGGGGGTCAGTAAAAATAAGGTACCCAATGGGGGGTTTTTTTATGCTGGTCAACTTGCGATAGGGGTAAGCAGTTTAGGAAAAAGCCTTTCTTTGCTCGTTGGCTATTACAACTATCTTGATCCTGGTTACTCTTTTGCTTTGGTCCGAAACAAGAATGAAATCAGCATAGAATTGAAACTGGATGATCCAACATTGGATGAATATCACTTACTGGCAGATTTTATTCTGGGTGGTCTTTATCGATTTTGCTGTTGGTTAATCGGCAAACAGATCATCCTAAAACAAGCAACCTTTGATTATGCGCCCCCAGCACATCAAGCTGACTACTCCATAATCTTTAATTGTCCAAAAAGATTTAACTCTAAGAAGCTATCAGTCACCTTTAGTGCAGATTACCTTGAGTTACCTATTGTCAAAAATAGAACCGATTTTGATAGTTATGTTGCGGTCACGCCGATGAGCATATTAGTCAACCCAGTTGACGATGATAGTTACACTACCAAAGTTAAACGACTGATCGAGCAAGAAAGTTGGTCAAATTTACCCACTTTTGAGCAAATCGCTGCCCAAATGCATATGGTGCCAAAAACGTTAAGACAGCGTTTGAAAAAAGAAGGCATCAACTATCAAAAGCTCAAAGACGTAATGCGCCGAGATCTGGCCATATACTACTTATATCACGGTAACTACAGCATTACTGATGTTGCAGAAAAAATTGGCTTCACTGAAACCGCAGCGTTTATTCGCGCCTTTAAAAGTTGGACTAACATGACTCCAGGGCTTTATCGAAAAACATTTATCGAAGACAACCAAGAACAAGAATCATAG
- a CDS encoding TonB-dependent receptor, which yields MYNQPIARKRCQLSLAITTALYCASPFQMAVANDAPGAEQDYEVILVKGGKRPKTLQEVAASVAVIGGEEMKQMKIEDLEDLSTNLPNVKISANAIQDTISIRGINSDLQAGGEQSVGIFVDGIFHGRGVQSRFSFLDVDTVEVLRGPQGALFGKNTIAGVIAINPAQPREDLEAKITLGYESESEQIETSGFVTGALNDSGSVKGRLAFKHYNTDKAYIENVNQEGDEDPNKNTAFRGILDWEVNEQLTLNIRAEDGNQEVNHIYWEMTKLAVNDPSLAPILGAYQAFGAEDNIDHKGSASQQNYPGLGLNGKDTPYFMDTNFSEYAFKANYALDAGNVTLIAAQSDYDYVRSVDADYGPLPILQFTDYEDYEQTSVELRFVSKDSDSFEYLVGAYYQDSDLDVVGVLDTATSPTSIAGGLFNQTMPLFEQMLSLPTGALANVYPQETITTRLHGLTQNTETYAIFGQVGIGLSDNLKLELSGRYSDEEKTASQEVEIYGGSGYGATSGNALLNPIEHAFWQVALFEATSHVNDLSRSESNFSPAANLAWSVDDDTNLYAAYSKGFKAGGFNALAMSADPAEAEYDEEEADSFEIGGKFTLLDGNAKLNVAVFSTDFKNLQTTVFTGGTTFVVRNAAEATTQGLEVDLTWTLSDEWTLYSTLGYIDFEFDSYVNAGCTANQMFANGLNGAQCAAAGVNDLSGKTNQDVPEYTTSLGLEYGTMFGEYEFISRLNVNYIDDYYAAPDLDEESKIDGYTLVDLSVKLISPDGDWDVAFVGRNLTDEEFYLYSNDTPLLGGSHQAGTQAPTTYTVQFSYHFQD from the coding sequence ATGTACAACCAGCCAATCGCTCGCAAGCGCTGTCAACTAAGTTTAGCCATTACAACCGCACTATACTGTGCATCACCGTTTCAAATGGCGGTAGCCAATGACGCTCCGGGAGCAGAACAAGACTATGAAGTTATCTTAGTTAAAGGGGGAAAGCGCCCTAAAACTCTACAAGAAGTTGCAGCTTCTGTCGCCGTTATCGGCGGTGAAGAAATGAAACAGATGAAGATCGAAGATTTAGAAGATCTATCAACTAACCTACCTAACGTTAAGATTTCAGCTAATGCCATTCAAGATACTATTTCAATTCGAGGTATCAACTCAGATTTACAAGCCGGTGGGGAACAATCAGTTGGTATCTTTGTCGATGGTATTTTTCATGGTCGCGGTGTTCAATCTCGCTTTTCATTTTTAGACGTTGATACAGTTGAAGTATTGCGTGGCCCTCAGGGTGCCTTGTTCGGGAAGAATACAATCGCAGGTGTTATTGCCATTAATCCTGCACAGCCACGTGAAGATTTGGAAGCCAAAATCACTTTGGGTTATGAATCAGAATCGGAGCAAATAGAAACGTCCGGCTTTGTTACCGGAGCATTAAACGACAGTGGCTCGGTAAAAGGTCGTTTAGCATTTAAACATTACAATACCGACAAAGCTTATATTGAAAATGTAAACCAAGAAGGTGACGAAGATCCTAATAAAAATACCGCTTTTAGGGGAATTTTAGATTGGGAGGTTAACGAACAATTAACACTCAATATTAGAGCAGAAGACGGCAACCAAGAAGTAAATCACATTTATTGGGAGATGACTAAATTAGCCGTTAATGATCCTTCATTAGCGCCTATATTAGGTGCTTATCAAGCATTTGGCGCAGAAGACAACATTGATCATAAAGGTTCAGCTTCTCAGCAAAATTATCCTGGTTTAGGGTTAAATGGCAAAGATACACCATATTTTATGGACACCAATTTTTCAGAATATGCCTTTAAAGCGAATTATGCGCTTGATGCTGGTAACGTTACCTTGATTGCCGCTCAATCTGATTACGATTATGTCCGCTCTGTTGATGCAGATTATGGTCCTTTACCTATTCTGCAATTTACTGATTATGAAGATTATGAGCAAACGTCAGTAGAATTGCGTTTTGTATCAAAAGACAGTGACTCGTTTGAATACCTTGTTGGTGCTTACTATCAAGATTCCGACTTAGACGTTGTTGGTGTGTTAGATACAGCGACCAGCCCGACGAGTATTGCTGGTGGTTTATTTAACCAAACCATGCCGTTATTTGAACAAATGCTTAGTTTACCTACCGGTGCGCTAGCGAATGTTTACCCTCAAGAAACCATTACCACACGTTTACATGGTTTAACGCAAAACACTGAAACATATGCTATTTTCGGTCAAGTAGGTATTGGTTTAAGCGATAACTTAAAACTTGAACTTTCTGGCCGTTATTCTGACGAAGAAAAAACAGCAAGCCAAGAAGTCGAAATTTATGGTGGTAGCGGTTATGGAGCCACTTCAGGTAATGCATTATTAAACCCAATTGAACACGCGTTTTGGCAAGTCGCTTTATTTGAAGCAACAAGCCATGTAAATGATTTATCTCGTAGTGAATCTAATTTCAGCCCAGCAGCCAACTTAGCTTGGTCAGTAGATGATGATACCAACTTATATGCAGCATATAGCAAAGGTTTTAAAGCCGGTGGTTTTAATGCTTTAGCCATGTCAGCAGACCCAGCAGAAGCAGAATATGACGAAGAAGAAGCTGATTCATTTGAAATTGGTGGTAAATTCACTTTGCTTGATGGCAATGCAAAATTAAATGTTGCTGTCTTTAGCACTGACTTCAAAAACCTACAAACTACCGTATTTACAGGCGGTACGACTTTTGTGGTAAGAAATGCTGCTGAAGCAACGACTCAGGGTCTAGAAGTAGACCTTACTTGGACATTGTCTGACGAATGGACCTTGTATTCAACGCTTGGTTATATTGATTTTGAGTTCGACTCATACGTTAATGCGGGTTGTACTGCCAATCAAATGTTTGCCAACGGTTTAAATGGCGCACAATGTGCGGCTGCCGGCGTCAATGACTTAAGTGGTAAAACCAACCAAGACGTACCTGAATATACTACGTCACTAGGTCTTGAATATGGCACCATGTTTGGCGAATATGAATTCATCAGTCGCTTAAACGTTAACTATATTGATGACTACTATGCAGCACCAGATCTTGATGAAGAATCAAAAATTGACGGCTACACCTTAGTCGACTTGTCAGTGAAGTTGATTTCGCCAGATGGCGATTGGGATGTTGCATTTGTTGGTCGTAACTTAACTGATGAAGAGTTTTATTTATACTCAAATGATACACCTCTTTTAGGTGGCTCTCATCAAGCAGGAACACAAGCACCAACCACTTATACGGTTCAGTTTAGCTACCATTTCCAAGACTAA
- a CDS encoding CreA family protein: protein MKKILICLCMLMTVSSCSDNEVGDISLGVFTSKDIKITSLKDDKIAGVTCHIASIEANLSLSDPSDSSISCRQTGEITPEMIATIDKSKSGEIVFKQSKSIFFKTMKVRRIYDAENQTLLYLSYTTKETEGSFKHSLSTVPLWGTRAFSTPTVAINN from the coding sequence ATGAAAAAAATCCTCATATGCTTATGCATGTTAATGACAGTTTCAAGCTGCTCAGACAATGAAGTAGGTGATATATCGTTAGGCGTTTTCACCTCAAAAGACATTAAAATAACATCATTAAAAGACGATAAAATCGCGGGTGTCACTTGTCATATCGCGTCAATTGAAGCCAACTTGAGCCTTTCTGATCCAAGTGACAGCTCTATTTCCTGTCGACAAACCGGTGAAATTACCCCTGAAATGATCGCTACTATTGATAAAAGTAAATCTGGTGAAATCGTCTTTAAACAATCCAAAAGTATCTTCTTTAAAACCATGAAGGTCAGAAGAATTTATGATGCTGAAAACCAAACTTTGCTCTACTTGTCTTACACCACAAAAGAAACCGAAGGCAGCTTCAAGCACAGCTTATCAACCGTACCACTGTGGGGCACTAGGGCGTTTTCGACGCCTACAGTAGCAATAAACAACTAG
- a CDS encoding aldehyde dehydrogenase, which translates to MSQEIDKLVLQQKAYFNTDATYPYDFRLAQLYQLKDAMLKYTPSLVEALNKDLGRPEFEAYFELAMCFHEVNGAIKNLKKWMKPKKIKTDVLAQPGKSRIEYCPVGQVLIMVPYNYPAALTIQPLVGAIAAGNTAIIKASSVTPATSSLLDKMLNDAFDAQYICSLQGSTEVTNVLLEQKFDHIFFTGSPNVGRIVMAAAAKHLTPVTLELGGKSPTIVNRDCNLEQAVKRIVSGRFLNAGQTCIAPDHVYVHQDIKEQFLAKIKAVVTEFYSENPIQSKDFGRIINDRHFNRVSALIPQDRVVVGGQIDASQKFIAPTVVKDVTFDDDIMQEEIFGPVLPVMTFTDIDDVRQQIAKLPEHPLAMYIFTKDKAFEQELVRKVRCGGVNVNSTLMHVANSHMAFGGFGESGMGAYHGQHSFELFSHAKGVVKSATWLDIPLRYAPYTGKVKWLKKLIK; encoded by the coding sequence ATGAGCCAAGAAATAGATAAATTAGTACTGCAACAAAAAGCGTATTTTAATACCGATGCGACCTATCCCTATGATTTTAGGTTAGCGCAACTCTATCAATTAAAAGATGCCATGCTTAAATACACACCGTCACTTGTTGAAGCGCTAAATAAAGATCTAGGGCGTCCAGAATTTGAAGCTTACTTTGAATTGGCGATGTGTTTTCATGAGGTCAATGGCGCCATCAAAAACTTGAAAAAGTGGATGAAGCCTAAAAAAATCAAAACGGACGTTTTAGCGCAGCCCGGCAAAAGTCGTATTGAGTATTGCCCAGTCGGCCAAGTGTTAATTATGGTGCCTTATAATTACCCCGCGGCTTTGACTATTCAGCCGCTAGTGGGAGCGATTGCCGCCGGTAATACCGCGATCATTAAAGCCTCTTCGGTGACCCCTGCGACGTCTTCATTGCTGGACAAAATGTTAAATGACGCCTTTGATGCACAATACATTTGCAGTTTACAGGGCAGTACCGAAGTCACCAACGTTTTGCTCGAGCAAAAATTTGATCACATATTCTTTACTGGCAGCCCAAACGTTGGTCGTATTGTCATGGCGGCTGCAGCGAAACATTTAACGCCTGTAACGCTCGAATTAGGGGGTAAATCGCCGACGATCGTCAATAGAGACTGCAATTTAGAGCAAGCGGTTAAACGTATTGTTTCAGGTCGATTCCTAAATGCCGGTCAAACATGTATTGCACCTGATCATGTCTATGTTCATCAAGACATCAAAGAGCAGTTCTTAGCGAAAATAAAGGCGGTTGTGACGGAGTTTTACAGTGAAAATCCGATTCAGAGCAAAGACTTTGGCCGAATAATTAACGACCGACACTTTAATCGGGTCAGCGCTCTTATTCCACAAGACAGAGTGGTTGTCGGTGGTCAAATCGATGCTTCGCAAAAATTTATCGCACCTACAGTAGTTAAAGATGTCACTTTTGACGACGATATTATGCAAGAAGAGATTTTTGGTCCGGTACTGCCGGTGATGACCTTTACTGATATTGATGATGTCCGCCAGCAAATCGCAAAGCTGCCAGAGCATCCGTTAGCCATGTATATTTTCACTAAAGATAAAGCGTTTGAGCAAGAACTTGTCCGTAAAGTGCGCTGTGGCGGAGTTAACGTTAATAGTACATTGATGCATGTTGCCAATAGTCATATGGCGTTTGGCGGTTTTGGTGAAAGTGGAATGGGTGCATATCATGGTCAGCATTCATTCGAGCTGTTCAGCCATGCTAAAGGTGTTGTTAAGAGTGCCACTTGGCTTGATATACCACTTAGGTATGCGCCGTACACGGGGAAAGTAAAGTGGTTGAAAAAATTAATTAAATAA
- a CDS encoding MaoC/PaaZ C-terminal domain-containing protein — MTISSNVVSKQYWEDINEGTSFSYGDYLVTEKEIIEFASQYDPFDFHVDPVKANESPLGSLIASGIHTLAIKQRLTVKHVYSTWHVFAGKQIANCRFVRPVYPNDTLSVELVVLETTEASQPDRGYVKINFFVKNQENKVVLNAIGEIVIARIPTKINATSC; from the coding sequence ATGACAATCAGTTCTAATGTGGTGAGTAAACAATATTGGGAAGACATCAATGAAGGTACGAGCTTTAGCTACGGTGACTATTTAGTAACTGAAAAAGAAATCATCGAGTTTGCAAGCCAGTATGACCCGTTTGATTTTCATGTTGATCCGGTAAAAGCAAACGAGAGCCCACTTGGCTCATTGATCGCCAGTGGCATTCATACGCTGGCAATAAAACAGCGATTAACGGTTAAACATGTTTATTCAACTTGGCATGTTTTTGCTGGTAAACAGATCGCTAATTGTCGCTTTGTTCGTCCTGTATACCCCAATGATACCTTAAGTGTGGAATTGGTAGTGCTTGAAACGACGGAAGCGTCACAGCCTGATCGAGGCTATGTGAAAATAAACTTTTTTGTTAAAAACCAAGAAAATAAAGTTGTTCTAAATGCGATAGGTGAAATTGTTATCGCGCGTATCCCTACTAAAATTAACGCGACAAGCTGTTAA